In one window of Myxococcus virescens DNA:
- a CDS encoding serine hydrolase — MRRIPTSRPVCMTLTGLSAVVLLTGADTRKPTTQWMARPSEAARITRVEQGFPSIPIPGEKPRHLSLQEWMTLYEIPGLSIAVFDRGSLAWAKGYGVKEAGGTAPVTLDTLFQAASISKPVAALAAMHHAEKRKWSLDEDINARLTSWKLPDNAFTREQKVTLRRLLSHSAGTTVHGFPGYAAQAPVPTLQQLLDGEQPANSAPVRVDTVPGTLTRYSGGGTSIVQQMLTDQLQKPFAQIMKEAVLAPLGLKHSTYEQPLPKALEPLAAVGARSGGKNLEGRWHIYPEQAAAGLWTTPSDLARIAMEVSKATQGKSQRVVSQAMAKQMLTRQSQAFGIGFHLPPGQAWFGHGGSNAGYRSLLVAFAETGSGVAIMSNSDDGGLLFDRIVASVATEYGWKGITHNLENAFMTTDLLVRTKGVDTAVSWFTAHKRSAPAEEKVTADILNVIGYARLNKGQVADAVKLFEANASLFPEDANTHDSLGEGYAAAGRKDEAISRYKKSLELNPKNDNAVKKLRELGAASATAK; from the coding sequence ATGCGTCGCATACCCACATCCCGTCCCGTCTGCATGACCCTCACGGGGCTCTCGGCCGTCGTCCTGCTCACTGGAGCGGACACGCGCAAGCCCACCACCCAGTGGATGGCCCGCCCCTCCGAGGCCGCCCGAATCACCCGCGTGGAGCAGGGCTTCCCCTCCATCCCCATCCCCGGCGAGAAGCCCCGCCACCTGTCCCTCCAGGAGTGGATGACCCTGTATGAAATCCCCGGCCTGAGCATCGCCGTGTTCGACCGGGGCTCGCTCGCCTGGGCCAAGGGCTACGGCGTGAAGGAGGCCGGAGGCACCGCGCCCGTCACCCTCGACACCCTCTTCCAGGCCGCGTCCATCAGCAAGCCGGTGGCCGCCCTCGCGGCGATGCACCATGCCGAGAAGCGCAAGTGGTCGCTCGACGAGGACATCAACGCCAGACTCACCTCCTGGAAGCTGCCGGACAACGCGTTCACCCGCGAGCAGAAGGTCACCCTGCGCCGGCTGCTCTCCCACAGCGCCGGGACGACGGTGCACGGCTTCCCCGGCTACGCGGCCCAGGCGCCCGTTCCCACGCTGCAACAACTCCTGGATGGCGAGCAGCCCGCCAACTCCGCCCCCGTCCGCGTGGACACGGTGCCCGGCACCCTGACGCGCTACAGCGGCGGCGGCACCTCCATCGTCCAGCAGATGCTCACGGACCAGCTCCAGAAGCCATTCGCCCAAATCATGAAGGAGGCGGTGCTGGCGCCGCTCGGCCTGAAGCACAGCACCTACGAGCAGCCGCTGCCCAAGGCCCTGGAGCCCCTTGCCGCCGTCGGCGCGCGCTCGGGCGGAAAGAACCTGGAAGGACGCTGGCACATCTATCCGGAGCAAGCCGCGGCCGGCCTGTGGACCACGCCGTCGGACCTCGCCCGCATCGCGATGGAGGTCTCCAAGGCCACCCAGGGCAAGTCCCAGCGCGTGGTGTCCCAGGCCATGGCGAAGCAGATGCTCACGCGCCAGTCCCAGGCCTTCGGCATCGGCTTCCATCTCCCGCCGGGACAGGCGTGGTTCGGACACGGCGGCTCGAACGCGGGCTACCGCTCGCTCCTCGTCGCCTTCGCCGAGACGGGCAGCGGCGTGGCCATCATGTCCAACTCGGATGACGGCGGGCTCCTCTTCGACCGCATCGTCGCCAGCGTGGCGACCGAGTACGGCTGGAAGGGAATCACCCACAACCTGGAGAACGCCTTCATGACGACGGACCTCCTCGTCCGGACGAAGGGCGTGGACACCGCCGTCTCCTGGTTCACCGCGCACAAGCGCTCGGCCCCCGCGGAGGAGAAGGTCACCGCGGACATCCTCAACGTCATCGGCTACGCACGGCTGAACAAGGGCCAGGTCGCCGACGCGGTGAAGCTGTTCGAGGCGAACGCGTCTCTCTTCCCCGAGGACGCCAACACCCACGACAGCCTGGGCGAGGGCTACGCGGCGGCCGGCCGGAAGGACGAGGCCATCTCCCGCTACAAGAAGTCGCTGGAGCTGAACCCGAAGAACGACAACGCCGTGAAGAAGCTGCGCGAGCTCGGCGCGGCGTCGGCCACGGCGAAGTAG
- a CDS encoding RNA polymerase sigma factor has translation MTEPRDIRMEHLLREHAPRVLGAVIRRFRDFGASEDAVQEALLAAALQWPREGVPDDPRAWLIQVASRRITDHVRAETARRHREELVVSLVPPELQLVMSLDGDELAGRDDALVLLFMCCHPALSTASAIALTLRAVGGLTTAEIAKAFLVPEATMAQRISRAKQSIKSSGVPFQKPTPEESAQRLGAVLHVLYLIFNEGYTATSGPELHRTDLSGEAIRLTRMLHTLLPEDGEVAGLLALMLLTDARRAARTGPAGELIPLDAQDRSLWDAGMIAEGIALISATLSRGSVGMYQVQAAIAAVHDEASRAEDTDWPQVLALYEVLMGLMDNPMVALNHAIATAMVHGPRAGLSLLEGLAREGRLEGNHRLDAVRAHLLERAGKTVAAVVHYRKAAERTTSLPERDYLLTQAARLSDEMA, from the coding sequence ATGACGGAGCCGAGGGACATTCGCATGGAGCACCTGTTGCGCGAGCACGCGCCGCGGGTGCTCGGCGCGGTCATCCGGCGGTTTCGGGACTTCGGAGCCTCGGAGGACGCGGTGCAGGAAGCGCTGCTCGCGGCGGCCTTGCAGTGGCCTCGCGAGGGCGTGCCGGACGACCCGCGCGCCTGGCTGATTCAGGTCGCTTCGCGGCGAATCACGGACCACGTGCGCGCGGAGACCGCGCGCCGCCACCGTGAGGAGCTGGTGGTCAGTTTGGTGCCGCCGGAGCTCCAGCTCGTGATGTCCCTGGATGGCGACGAGCTGGCGGGCCGGGATGACGCGCTCGTGCTGCTGTTCATGTGCTGTCACCCGGCGCTGTCCACGGCGTCGGCCATCGCGCTGACCTTGCGCGCGGTGGGCGGGTTGACGACGGCGGAAATCGCCAAGGCCTTCCTCGTGCCCGAGGCGACCATGGCCCAGCGCATCAGCCGGGCCAAGCAGAGCATCAAGAGCTCCGGGGTGCCGTTCCAGAAGCCCACGCCGGAGGAGAGCGCGCAGCGGCTGGGCGCGGTGCTGCACGTGCTCTACCTCATCTTCAACGAGGGCTACACGGCCACCTCGGGGCCGGAGTTGCATCGCACGGACCTGTCGGGCGAGGCGATTCGGCTGACGCGGATGTTGCACACGCTGCTGCCGGAGGACGGCGAGGTGGCGGGGCTGTTGGCGCTGATGCTGCTCACGGACGCGCGGAGGGCAGCGAGGACGGGGCCCGCGGGTGAGCTGATTCCGCTCGACGCGCAGGACCGGAGCCTGTGGGACGCGGGGATGATTGCGGAGGGCATCGCGCTCATCTCCGCGACGCTGTCGAGGGGCTCGGTGGGGATGTACCAGGTGCAGGCGGCCATCGCGGCGGTGCATGACGAGGCGTCGCGCGCGGAGGACACGGACTGGCCGCAGGTGCTGGCGCTCTACGAAGTGCTGATGGGGCTGATGGACAACCCGATGGTGGCGCTCAACCACGCCATCGCGACGGCGATGGTGCACGGGCCGCGGGCCGGGCTGTCGCTGCTGGAGGGGCTGGCCAGGGAGGGCCGGCTGGAGGGGAACCACCGGCTCGACGCGGTGCGCGCGCACCTGCTGGAGCGCGCGGGGAAGACGGTCGCGGCGGTGGTCCACTACCGGAAGGCGGCCGAGCGCACCACGAGCCTGCCCGAGCGCGACTACCTGCTGACCCAGGCCGCGCGGCTGAGCGACGAGATGGCGTAG
- a CDS encoding YciI family protein: protein MKMKYMLMMNTPSGGPYQVMSWPKKDLQAHIAFMAGFATKLGETGELVAAEGLAGPDQARRVRAGADGKPITDGVFPESKEFLAGYWIIEVDSPERAYAIAAEASAAPGLGGKPMNMPIEVRQVMSGPPPDLM, encoded by the coding sequence ATGAAGATGAAGTACATGCTGATGATGAACACCCCGAGCGGCGGTCCGTACCAGGTGATGAGCTGGCCGAAGAAGGACCTCCAGGCGCACATCGCGTTCATGGCGGGCTTCGCGACGAAGCTCGGGGAGACGGGGGAGCTGGTGGCGGCCGAGGGGCTGGCGGGGCCGGACCAGGCCAGGCGCGTGCGCGCGGGCGCGGACGGCAAGCCCATCACCGATGGCGTGTTCCCGGAGTCGAAGGAGTTCCTCGCGGGCTACTGGATTATCGAGGTGGACAGCCCGGAGCGGGCCTACGCCATCGCCGCGGAGGCATCGGCGGCGCCTGGGCTCGGCGGCAAGCCGATGAACATGCCCATCGAGGTCCGCCAGGTGATGAGCGGTCCTCCGCCCGACCTGATGTGA
- a CDS encoding C40 family peptidase: MSVSSSLGPLNHLVDVALADARREYPRESCGLVVAAAGEQRYVPCRKQAEGQAHFIIHPEGYAGAEAEGEVLAVVHSHPNAAPEPSETDRVSVERWGLPWLIVNVPLGYWRLWHPTGYQPLLVGRPFSHGVLDCFSLIRDYFSSTCGGGERGV, translated from the coding sequence ATGAGCGTGTCGTCCTCGCTGGGGCCCTTGAATCATCTCGTCGATGTCGCTCTTGCTGACGCTAGGCGCGAGTACCCTCGCGAGTCCTGCGGCCTCGTGGTGGCCGCAGCCGGCGAGCAGCGGTACGTGCCCTGCCGTAAACAGGCCGAAGGGCAGGCCCACTTCATCATCCACCCGGAGGGCTACGCGGGAGCGGAGGCGGAAGGGGAGGTGCTGGCGGTGGTGCACTCCCACCCCAACGCCGCCCCGGAGCCGAGCGAGACGGACCGCGTCAGCGTGGAGCGCTGGGGGCTGCCCTGGCTCATCGTCAACGTCCCTTTGGGATACTGGCGGCTGTGGCACCCCACCGGATACCAGCCGCTGCTGGTGGGCCGTCCCTTCAGCCACGGCGTCCTGGACTGCTTCAGCCTCATCCGCGACTACTTCTCAAGCACGTGCGGAGGAGGCGAGCGCGGGGTTTGA
- a CDS encoding IS5 family transposase (programmed frameshift) has protein sequence MEKSYPSGLTGEQWRLVEPLLEDFYRRSGRPPLHPRRRILDALLYVTRGAISWRMLPHDFPPRDTVYSCFRRWRDAGLLERIHAALRAETRYRLGRNAHPSAGVLDSQAVKTTEKRGAASHDGGKKIKGRKRHLLVDTEGLVHALRVHPANVQDRDGAQLLLGRKSKEDFPRTRKLWVDSGYTGRCKCWLEDKCGWEVDIVRRPNEGRQRWDGLPPEIERPPLPRGFMVVERRWVVERTFGWLNLFRRLSKDYEQKPASSEAFIWLAMTALLLRRLAPP, from the exons ATGGAGAAGAGCTATCCATCAGGCCTTACGGGCGAGCAGTGGCGGTTGGTTGAGCCGTTGCTGGAGGACTTCTACCGACGGAGCGGTCGGCCACCCCTCCATCCACGTCGGCGCATTCTCGATGCCCTCCTGTACGTCACGAGGGGAGCTATCTCCTGGAGGATGTTGCCGCACGACTTTCCACCGCGGGACACGGTGTACAGCTGCTTTCGACGTTGGCGTGACGCCGGGCTACTCGAGCGCATCCACGCAGCCCTGCGCGCGGAGACACGCTACCGGTTAGGACGCAATGCCCATCCCAGTGCAGGCGTGCTGGACAGTCAGGCCGTGAAGACGACGGAAAA AAGGGGGGCCGCCAGTCATGACGGTGGCAAGAAGATAAAGGGCCGCAAGCGCCACTTGTTGGTGGATACCGAAGGCCTCGTTCACGCGCTGCGCGTCCATCCAGCGAACGTCCAGGATAGGGACGGCGCGCAGTTGCTGCTGGGCCGCAAGTCCAAGGAAGACTTCCCACGGACGCGGAAGCTTTGGGTGGACTCGGGCTACACGGGCCGGTGCAAGTGCTGGCTGGAGGATAAGTGCGGATGGGAAGTGGACATCGTCCGTCGTCCCAACGAGGGGCGGCAGCGTTGGGACGGTCTACCCCCTGAGATTGAGCGGCCACCGCTTCCTCGTGGCTTCATGGTGGTGGAGCGCCGCTGGGTCGTGGAACGTACCTTTGGCTGGCTCAATCTCTTTCGCCGCCTCAGCAAAGACTACGAGCAGAAGCCCGCCTCCAGCGAGGCTTTCATCTGGCTGGCCATGACAGCGCTCCTGCTGCGACGACTCGCTCCTCCATGA
- a CDS encoding OB-fold protein, with amino-acid sequence MAMVKCKQCGNDVASNAAACPKCGAPPPRGMSALKVTFLVLGGVFSLCFFGTCMAGAIGAANKGTNRSGASSEGTSAATNRPPPKDVELRSLLSEYSDNEVRADSNFKDHVIQTAGIVDDVKKDIMNSVYITVGTGRQFEIPQVQCYVADDHVNKAANLSKGSRVKVRGRVQGLMMNVLVRDCEIVDL; translated from the coding sequence ATGGCAATGGTGAAGTGCAAGCAGTGCGGGAATGACGTTGCAAGCAACGCTGCCGCTTGCCCGAAGTGCGGTGCGCCGCCACCGCGCGGCATGTCGGCGCTCAAGGTGACGTTCCTCGTCCTGGGCGGCGTCTTCTCCCTTTGCTTCTTCGGCACGTGCATGGCGGGCGCGATCGGAGCTGCGAACAAGGGGACGAACCGGAGTGGAGCGAGCTCCGAAGGAACTAGCGCGGCGACGAACCGCCCCCCACCGAAGGACGTAGAACTCCGGTCCCTTCTCTCTGAGTACTCTGACAACGAAGTTCGCGCGGATTCGAACTTCAAGGACCACGTCATCCAAACGGCTGGCATCGTGGACGACGTGAAGAAGGACATCATGAACTCCGTCTACATCACCGTCGGAACCGGCCGGCAGTTCGAGATTCCCCAGGTCCAGTGCTACGTCGCCGACGACCACGTAAACAAGGCAGCGAATCTCTCCAAAGGCTCGCGCGTCAAAGTCCGCGGCCGGGTGCAAGGACTCATGATGAACGTCCTCGTGCGCGACTGCGAAATCGTCGACCTCTAA
- a CDS encoding S8 family serine peptidase, with protein sequence MLRPEARAASQEPQKTREHVSNLAKTHGAKVLHTYEHALQGFSAELDDARLEALRADERVAFIEQDAWVRPLATAETVAWGLDRVDQEDLPLDGLYHPALSGAGVHAYVLDTGIRSTHAEFQGRLGEGFDAVDPDGGAEDCDGHGTHVAGTLGGTTWGVARAVTLHPVRILNCDGEGPLSGIIAGIDWVAAHHQSPAVANLSIGLEVSEALDQAVRNVVAAGVTAVVAAGNFGVSACDESPARTAEALTVGATNVEDSRASFSNHGPCVDLYAPGEDIRSAGIANDTASEVFSGTSMATPHVAGAAALYLEIHPTATPAQVMDALAGAAISGRVKDAGPGSPDLLLQAGFRRSTGDVHRPWAHVVTPFPWSTVRATSRVRVLAWDDAAVRRVDLWVNGLLRASDDTHPFELDWDTREELNGPAALEVRAYDTALKAWRAAPMTVTVRNPDIADFDSTLQAPRCATLASACDTGVLVRGMGTVGPERHAPNTLGASCADGTDGTYLITATLEGLRVSSQDGGPLTAGKPVKLTATAFGFVPFLEAVDLFHAPDARSPQWTHVARLPLEVTGAQELSTTFTLPEGGLQAIRGILGTHPTPVSCAPGAWTDHDDLVFPVAPSSR encoded by the coding sequence GTGCTCCGCCCGGAGGCCCGCGCCGCATCCCAGGAGCCCCAGAAGACGCGGGAGCACGTATCGAACCTCGCCAAGACGCATGGCGCGAAGGTGCTCCACACCTATGAGCATGCGCTCCAGGGCTTCTCGGCGGAGCTGGACGACGCGCGTTTGGAGGCGCTGCGCGCCGACGAGCGCGTGGCCTTCATCGAGCAGGATGCATGGGTGCGCCCGCTCGCCACGGCGGAGACGGTGGCGTGGGGCCTGGACCGCGTGGACCAGGAGGACCTGCCCCTGGATGGTCTCTATCACCCGGCGCTGAGCGGCGCGGGTGTCCACGCGTACGTGCTCGACACGGGCATCCGCTCCACGCATGCCGAGTTCCAGGGACGCCTGGGCGAGGGCTTCGACGCGGTGGACCCCGACGGTGGCGCGGAGGACTGCGACGGGCACGGCACCCACGTCGCGGGCACCCTCGGAGGCACGACCTGGGGCGTGGCCCGGGCCGTGACGCTGCATCCCGTGCGCATCCTGAACTGTGACGGAGAAGGCCCCCTGTCGGGCATCATCGCCGGCATCGACTGGGTCGCCGCCCATCACCAGTCCCCCGCGGTCGCCAACCTGAGCATCGGGCTGGAGGTCTCGGAGGCGCTGGACCAGGCGGTCCGCAACGTCGTGGCCGCCGGCGTCACCGCCGTGGTGGCCGCGGGCAACTTCGGCGTCAGCGCGTGCGACGAGTCTCCTGCTCGCACGGCGGAAGCCCTCACCGTGGGCGCCACCAACGTGGAGGACTCCCGCGCGTCATTCTCGAATCACGGCCCCTGCGTCGACCTGTACGCGCCGGGCGAGGACATTCGCTCCGCCGGCATCGCCAACGACACGGCAAGCGAGGTCTTCTCCGGTACCTCCATGGCCACACCTCACGTCGCCGGCGCCGCCGCGCTCTACCTGGAGATCCACCCCACCGCCACCCCGGCCCAGGTGATGGACGCGCTCGCGGGCGCAGCCATCTCGGGTCGCGTGAAGGACGCCGGGCCGGGCTCCCCCGACCTGCTGCTCCAGGCGGGCTTCCGCCGCTCGACGGGGGACGTCCACCGCCCCTGGGCACACGTCGTGACGCCCTTCCCCTGGAGCACCGTGCGCGCCACCTCACGTGTGCGGGTGCTCGCCTGGGACGACGCGGCGGTCCGGCGCGTGGACCTCTGGGTCAACGGCCTCCTGCGCGCCAGTGACGACACCCACCCCTTCGAGCTCGACTGGGACACCCGGGAAGAGCTCAACGGCCCGGCCGCCCTGGAGGTCCGCGCCTACGACACCGCGCTCAAGGCCTGGCGCGCCGCGCCCATGACGGTGACGGTGCGCAACCCCGACATCGCCGACTTCGATTCGACGCTCCAGGCGCCCCGCTGCGCCACCCTCGCGTCCGCGTGCGACACCGGCGTGCTCGTGCGCGGCATGGGCACCGTGGGGCCAGAGCGCCATGCGCCCAACACGCTCGGTGCGAGCTGTGCGGATGGCACCGATGGCACCTACCTCATCACCGCGACGCTGGAGGGGCTGCGCGTCTCCAGCCAGGACGGCGGCCCTCTCACCGCTGGCAAGCCGGTGAAACTCACCGCGACCGCCTTCGGCTTCGTGCCCTTCCTGGAAGCGGTGGACCTCTTCCACGCCCCCGACGCGCGCAGCCCCCAATGGACGCATGTCGCCCGGCTCCCGCTCGAAGTGACAGGGGCGCAGGAGCTATCCACCACCTTCACGCTGCCAGAGGGAGGGCTCCAGGCGATTCGCGGCATCCTCGGCACCCATCCCACCCCGGTCAGCTGCGCCCCGGGAGCCTGGACAGACCACGACGACCTCGTCTTCCCCGTGGCGCCCTCGAGCCGCTGA